The Ficedula albicollis isolate OC2 chromosome 24, FicAlb1.5, whole genome shotgun sequence genome contains a region encoding:
- the LOC101819586 gene encoding junctional adhesion molecule-like isoform X2 encodes MEMKVLLSLTLLLTWLERCSWAAGVFMEPQLRARAGDSVLLRCLFLDPESRGGTLLKVDWLHKAGAGTQEEMVFYYYSSHGVPVGRFRSRVQWQGDVSRRDGSIRLHDLRLNDSGTYECEMRLLEDSSIFRSQTELLVSSAPRGGGGGAEGPEDAAPLRDSGLWPAVVGCGCVAVVVAFLAGLCVRKRFANVTALERMGKSSSKSKAEEAIYSSIPGAVAPKAEQEAKKKRRAEETYITMHPSHCRDNGVYVELAKRAIPTEWMAEGTQGDGQGQEPHSRPEEAFPPPPEQQK; translated from the exons aTGGAGATGAAGGTATTGCTGAGCCTGACCCTGCTGCTGACATGGCTGG AGcgctgcagctgggctgcaggggtgtTCATGGAGCCCCAGCTCCGAGCTAGGGCTGGCGACTCCGTGCTGCTGCGCTGCCTCTTCCTGGACCCCGAGAGCAGGGGAGGCACCCTGCTCAAGGTGGACTGGCTGcacaaggcaggagctggcacccAG gaggagatggTGTTTTATTACTACAGCAGCCACGGGGTCCCCGTGGGCCGCTTCAGGAGCCGGGTGCAGTGGCAGGGGGACGTGTCCCGCCGGGACGGCTCCATCCGCCTGCACGACCTGCGGCTCAACGACAGCGGCACCTACGAGTGCGAGATGCGGCTGCTGGAGGACAGCAGCATCTTCAGGAGCCAGACGGAGCTGCTGGTCAGCTCGGCACCCCGAG gaggaggaggaggagcggAGGGTCCCGAGGATGCTGCGCCCCTGAGAGACTCCGGGCTGTGGCCGGCCGTGGTGGGCTGTGGCTGCGTGGCCGTGGTGGTGGCGTTCCTGGCCGGGCTCTGCGTGAGGAAGAG GTTTGCAAACGTCACAGCCCTGGAGAGgatggggaagagcagcagcaagagcaaagcagag GAAGCAATTTACTCCTcaatccctggagctgtggcaccCAAGGCTGAGCAGGAAGcaaagaagaagaggagagCTGAGGAGACGTACATAACCatg cacccatctCACTGCCGGGACAACGGCGTCTACGTGGAGCTGGCCAAGAGGGCGATCCCGACAGAATGGatggcagaggggacacagggggatGGACAGGGCCAGGAGCCCCACAGCAGGCCAGAGGAGGCATTTCCCCcacctccagagcagcagaaatag
- the SCN2B gene encoding sodium channel subunit beta-2 isoform X1, protein MSPEAWLPQPTLLLTGLTLLLSLAPPRLGMEVMAPATINALNGSSVKLSCTFNSCYKVENKQFSLNWTYQECSNCSEELFLQFRTKIMNKQLDRFGNRVEFTGNPAKYDVSFTLKNVQLEDEGTYNCYVLNPPDRHRGHGKISLKVLTKEPPKHDSTVAVIVGASVGGFLAVVILVLMVVKCVRRKKQQRLNTDDQKTEEEGKTDGEGNPDEGTK, encoded by the exons ATGAGCCCGGAAGCCTGGCTCCCGCAGCCCACCTTGCTCCTCACTGGCCTCACCTTGCTCCTCTCGCTGG CACCCCCGAGGCTGGGCATGGAGGTCATGGCCCCTGCCACCATCAACGCCTTGAATGGCTCCTCTGTGAAGCTCTCCTGCACCTTCAACTCCTGCTACAAGGTGGAGAACAAGCAGTTTTCCCTCAACTGGACGTACCAGGAGTGCAGTAACTGCTCGGAGGAGCTG TTCCTGCAGTTCCGCACCAAGATCATGAACAAGCAGCTGGATCGCTTCGGGAACCGCGTGGAGTTCACCGGCAACCCCGCCAAGTACGACGTGTCCTTCACCCTCAAAAACGTGCAGCTGGAGGACGAGGGCACCTACAACTGCTACGTGCTGAACCCCCCCGACCGGCACCGGGGCCACGGCAAGATCAGCCTGAAGGTGCTCACCAAAG agccccccaaGCACGACTCGACGGTGGCCGTGATCGTGGGCGCCTCCGTGGGCGGCTTCCTGGCCGTGGTGATCCTGGTGCTGATGGTGGTGAAATGCGTGCGCcggaaaaagcagcagaggctcAACACGGACGACCAGAAgacagaggaggaagggaagacGGACGGCGAAGGCAACCCGGACGAGGGCACCAAGTAA
- the SCN4B gene encoding sodium channel subunit beta-4: MPEGTRGDKALASLSPPLSLPGLHIFAIAFALEVSVGKTNTVTALNNSNVLLPCTFTTCIGFQDLVFTWYFNSTELIYHGKIKNKGTEPTRIWHNPRVEFVGSTTKKDNNISIVLNSVEFSDAGKYTCHVKNPKEKNAQHNATIILTVVHKMVETDNTLTLIIVGVVGGLIGLLILFMLIKRVVLFIIKKTQDGKKECLVSSSGNDNTENGLAGSKAEQKAPPKA, from the exons ATGCCAGAGGGGACGAGGGGTGACAAAGCCTTGGCCTCActctctcctcccctctccctgccaggtTTGCACATCTTCGCCATCGCCTTCGCCTTGGAGGTGTCGGTGGGGAAAACCAACACGGTGACAGCTCTGAATAACTCCAatgtcctgctgccctgcacctTCACCACCTGCATAGGCTTCCAGGACCTGGTCTTCACATGGTATTTCAACTCGACAGAGCTG attTACCACGGCAAGATCAAGAACAAAGGCACGGAGCCCACCCGCATCTGGCACAACCCGCGGGTGGAGTTTGTGGGCTCCACCACCAAGAAGGACAACAACATCTCCATCGTGCTGAACAGCGTGGAGTTCAGCGATGCCGGCAAGTACACCTGCCACGTCAAGAACCCCAAGGAGAAGAACGCCCAGCACAACGCTACCATCATCCTCACCGTGGTCCATAAGA TGGTGGAGACAGACAACACCCTGACGCTCATCATCGTGGGCGTGGTGGGGGGGCTCATCggcctcctcatcctcttcatGCTCATCAAGAGGGTGGTCCTGTTCATCATCAAGAAGACACAGGATGGGAA GAAAGAGTGTCTGGTGAGCTCGTCAGGGAACGACAACACCGAGAACGGCCTGGCCGGCTCCAAGGCGGAACAAAAAGCACCACCAAAGGCATGA
- the LOC101819586 gene encoding junctional adhesion molecule-like isoform X1, translating to MEMKVLLSLTLLLTWLERCSWAAGVFMEPQLRARAGDSVLLRCLFLDPESRGGTLLKVDWLHKAGAGTQEEMVFYYYSSHGVPVGRFRSRVQWQGDVSRRDGSIRLHDLRLNDSGTYECEMRLLEDSSIFRSQTELLVSSAPRAGGGGGAEGPEDAAPLRDSGLWPAVVGCGCVAVVVAFLAGLCVRKRFANVTALERMGKSSSKSKAEEAIYSSIPGAVAPKAEQEAKKKRRAEETYITMHPSHCRDNGVYVELAKRAIPTEWMAEGTQGDGQGQEPHSRPEEAFPPPPEQQK from the exons aTGGAGATGAAGGTATTGCTGAGCCTGACCCTGCTGCTGACATGGCTGG AGcgctgcagctgggctgcaggggtgtTCATGGAGCCCCAGCTCCGAGCTAGGGCTGGCGACTCCGTGCTGCTGCGCTGCCTCTTCCTGGACCCCGAGAGCAGGGGAGGCACCCTGCTCAAGGTGGACTGGCTGcacaaggcaggagctggcacccAG gaggagatggTGTTTTATTACTACAGCAGCCACGGGGTCCCCGTGGGCCGCTTCAGGAGCCGGGTGCAGTGGCAGGGGGACGTGTCCCGCCGGGACGGCTCCATCCGCCTGCACGACCTGCGGCTCAACGACAGCGGCACCTACGAGTGCGAGATGCGGCTGCTGGAGGACAGCAGCATCTTCAGGAGCCAGACGGAGCTGCTGGTCAGCTCGGCACCCCGAG caggaggaggaggaggagcggAGGGTCCCGAGGATGCTGCGCCCCTGAGAGACTCCGGGCTGTGGCCGGCCGTGGTGGGCTGTGGCTGCGTGGCCGTGGTGGTGGCGTTCCTGGCCGGGCTCTGCGTGAGGAAGAG GTTTGCAAACGTCACAGCCCTGGAGAGgatggggaagagcagcagcaagagcaaagcagag GAAGCAATTTACTCCTcaatccctggagctgtggcaccCAAGGCTGAGCAGGAAGcaaagaagaagaggagagCTGAGGAGACGTACATAACCatg cacccatctCACTGCCGGGACAACGGCGTCTACGTGGAGCTGGCCAAGAGGGCGATCCCGACAGAATGGatggcagaggggacacagggggatGGACAGGGCCAGGAGCCCCACAGCAGGCCAGAGGAGGCATTTCCCCcacctccagagcagcagaaatag
- the SCN2B gene encoding sodium channel subunit beta-2 isoform X2, with protein MEVMAPATINALNGSSVKLSCTFNSCYKVENKQFSLNWTYQECSNCSEELFLQFRTKIMNKQLDRFGNRVEFTGNPAKYDVSFTLKNVQLEDEGTYNCYVLNPPDRHRGHGKISLKVLTKEPPKHDSTVAVIVGASVGGFLAVVILVLMVVKCVRRKKQQRLNTDDQKTEEEGKTDGEGNPDEGTK; from the exons ATGGAGGTCATGGCCCCTGCCACCATCAACGCCTTGAATGGCTCCTCTGTGAAGCTCTCCTGCACCTTCAACTCCTGCTACAAGGTGGAGAACAAGCAGTTTTCCCTCAACTGGACGTACCAGGAGTGCAGTAACTGCTCGGAGGAGCTG TTCCTGCAGTTCCGCACCAAGATCATGAACAAGCAGCTGGATCGCTTCGGGAACCGCGTGGAGTTCACCGGCAACCCCGCCAAGTACGACGTGTCCTTCACCCTCAAAAACGTGCAGCTGGAGGACGAGGGCACCTACAACTGCTACGTGCTGAACCCCCCCGACCGGCACCGGGGCCACGGCAAGATCAGCCTGAAGGTGCTCACCAAAG agccccccaaGCACGACTCGACGGTGGCCGTGATCGTGGGCGCCTCCGTGGGCGGCTTCCTGGCCGTGGTGATCCTGGTGCTGATGGTGGTGAAATGCGTGCGCcggaaaaagcagcagaggctcAACACGGACGACCAGAAgacagaggaggaagggaagacGGACGGCGAAGGCAACCCGGACGAGGGCACCAAGTAA